gtatatataAAATGACGCGATCCGAGTCCACCACCGACCCGCCGTAGGAAGCgacggtgtctcgcacgcaaaccggAGTTCTaatgattgcccggttagtttgaaacatatgaTACTATCCTTTAgtaatgtccgaccgagctttagcgagcgtcggacggcataaaTTTACCCGAGGTGTTACATTTTCTCCCTCTCTCTCAATCCGAAGCATCGCATATTTCAGTCACTATTTCATATATTCTATCGAATAGTAGGGATACAACGAGAAGAGACCTGTATGAATGAAATATGCCCATTCGTCAAATCAGTGCATGAGCCCGTGATATTCATGTGAATAGCAGTGTTGACTGATTGTAATTGTGCCTTCGATTTCAAATGAATGGTTTGAAAAATAGCAGCACTGCTTCAGAGTATTCACCTGCGGTTGATTATCATTTTCGTATTTATCCACTGTTTTCAGCACTTCTTCGTGTACTCTCTTGAACATCTGATCGTCCTTGGTTTCAACCTAGAAAAGATTAACTTGAAAATTCCCCATCTTTAAGTTGATATAAATCATGCTAAATTTACATCCACTTTAAATATCGCATAAACTGGCTTGTGGTCGCTCCTCCTCAACTGCATTACACTATCATACTTCAGCAACTCTACTTTTGGTCCCTTCCACAAAATTCTGTCGCACCACGCCGGACATCGACTCTTCTCGCTACTGTCCCAATCGTCAGTACCCGGATTGTACTTGTACGTGGGCCCAAACAAAATCTTCCCCTCTTTGTATTCTCGGAAAATGCGTTTTCGCAGCTTTTCGACATACAGCTGGTCGTACGGATACAGCTGATTGTAATCACGGTCTTTCTCATTCACGAATTCCTGTGTTATTTCCGCATTCAGTCGATAATTTAAGTCACCGATCCAGAAAATGTGGCTAGAAATAGATCATTTTCAGCGTTAGTAAGGTGAAGCAAGGTGAAGTAATGAAATACTCACTGATGCTCATCGATAGAGCGACCGCGAAAAGTCTTCTCGAAAGACATCCGTCTGATGATTTCATCGTGATCGTCATTACGGCGATCGACCTCTGCAGTATGAGCCGCTAAATGGGTGTTCACGAAGCAAAGCAGCGCTTCGTTTAGCTGGAAGCTAACCCCCACGCCTCCTTTATTACCCTGTAAAGCGGTCACATTCAATTTCATCCTAAAATTTGAtggttgccattgtgtatttacCCATTTCAGTGTTCCCGTTCCAACTGCAGCGGTTAAGCAGTCTGATATCTGATCCCGCAAGGACTTCTTCACGGCCACCGTCAGCATCATTCCAACCAGGCGTACAGATGCGAGTTCCTCATAGACTGCTCCCTTATGTAAGCCACTCATAACCTTGTTACTGAGGATTTGGAAAATTACTATCCGACATCGAGCATCGCGCCGGAATACTTACACCCACGTCCGATCGATCTTCGTCTCGTTCATGATTATCTTCTCCGGAGTCCACTCGATCTCCTGGAAACCAACCGCGTAGATATCCGGTGGATCTTCCGTCGTCGACAACCATTCCGGCAGTTCAATATTCTCCGAAGTCTGTCCGTTAACATTCCACGTAGCCGTGTAGATCTTGTACGACTCGTACACGATGTACTCATGCCGTCTTCGCTCTAATTCCTCCTTAAATTTAGAATCCCTCGTCTTTGGCGCTTGGCTACCGTCCGCTATGTTACGATCGATCGCCTGCATATCCGCCCGCTTGTAGTAATCGAGCCACCTGAAATCCAGAGGGAAGGAAGCTGCCGCTGCCTGAGAAGAGGTGCTCTTGTAGTCGGAAATCAATTGCTTGAGCTTGGCGATAAAATTATCCCGGGACACAACCACGTCTGCCGATGCCTGATAGTAGTACACGGTTGGCTCATTTTGCGAGAAGATCGTAAACTGATGGCTCGAGACAGATCCATGGGAGCCGGATTCTGAAAAATATTTAGATGAgcgtgaaaaaaattgtaagtagTCATGGATAAGTTCAATTGAGATGGAAAGAGGTAAAAGACAacgacaagaaaaaaatattgatagcACAAGGAATCAGTAACATTTAAACACAAAATTAAGAGGGCATGCATTAAATCATTTCCTGGAAAGCAGCAACTACGTAACTTCATATGCGGCATACGTGGCTTCATACAAAACATCAGTCTCCCTCACCTGGATTCACCCAGAATGAATCATCGATCGGGTACACGGCAACAACGGTAAGATCGGATATACTTTCCGGCGGATAGCGCGCTATCGAGAACGCAAACAGC
The Toxorhynchites rutilus septentrionalis strain SRP chromosome 2, ASM2978413v1, whole genome shotgun sequence genome window above contains:
- the LOC129769865 gene encoding inositol polyphosphate 5-phosphatase OCRL, with the protein product MNPGSYDSTIITTVTQKFHEGESILAIFEGYQIIGSKHQNRLLVIVSSNYTSALFAFSIARYPPESISDLTVVAVYPIDDSFWVNPESGSHGSVSSHQFTIFSQNEPTVYYYQASADVVVSRDNFIAKLKQLISDYKSTSSQAAAASFPLDFRWLDYYKRADMQAIDRNIADGSQAPKTRDSKFKEELERRRHEYIVYESYKIYTATWNVNGQTSENIELPEWLSTTEDPPDIYAVGFQEIEWTPEKIIMNETKIDRTWVNKVMSGLHKGAVYEELASVRLVGMMLTVAVKKSLRDQISDCLTAAVGTGTLKWGNKGGVGVSFQLNEALLCFVNTHLAAHTAEVDRRNDDHDEIIRRMSFEKTFRGRSIDEHHHIFWIGDLNYRLNAEITQEFVNEKDRDYNQLYPYDQLYVEKLRKRIFREYKEGKILFGPTYKYNPGTDDWDSSEKSRCPAWCDRILWKGPKVELLKYDSVMQLRRSDHKPVYAIFKVDVETKDDQMFKRVHEEVLKTVDKYENDNQPQITVEQTDLDFGLIRFNEKYSRELLVANNCHLPVRFKFAAKDDRSSHVCEEFIHISHKSGELITGNSLSIRIDILVDAKAASKMLKKLKDAKAGVKIPLDILVLHVENGRDIFITIFGEYKSSCFGITLETLMKLNKPIYEYEINELVALEKEEKLIDLTDDVNLKIPREIWRLIDYLYSNGMDSSQLFTLNRTHSKHENILEIRDWLDSWSSEPFPGIPKTAAEALLLLLESLPEPVVTISERECIVYADNYERCRELIRTKLKPVHRLVFLYICMFLTELRRRNPSIRLELLATIFGRILIRSQLPLTRTPTGNDVYAYTEGERDQRRRFMMTFLTSKIQEFARTEMNSAGD